From the bacterium genome, one window contains:
- a CDS encoding DUF86 domain-containing protein: MTDAELVTRKMVLIAADLEPLAALAARAISDYLASATDEVLAERYLERIVGRMIDINYHLVTESGLPPPRDYFDSFTQLAKIGVLPAPFAKQIAASAGLRNRLVHEYDEIDPTLVYEGLRAAVRDVPQYLRHVQRFLRPTATP; the protein is encoded by the coding sequence ATGACCGATGCCGAGCTGGTGACGCGAAAGATGGTGCTGATTGCCGCTGATCTCGAGCCGCTGGCGGCGCTCGCGGCACGGGCGATCAGCGACTATCTCGCCAGCGCGACCGATGAGGTGCTGGCCGAACGCTACCTCGAACGCATCGTCGGTCGGATGATCGACATCAACTACCACCTCGTCACCGAATCCGGCCTGCCGCCGCCGCGCGACTATTTCGATTCGTTCACCCAGCTCGCGAAGATCGGCGTGCTGCCCGCACCATTCGCCAAGCAGATCGCCGCCAGCGCCGGACTGCGCAATCGGCTCGTGCACGAGTACGATGAAATCGATCCGACCCTGGTCTACGAAGGCCTGCGGGCCGCCGTGCGTGACGTCCCGCAGTACCTGCGCCACGTCCAACGATTCCTCCGCCCAACGGCGACGCCGTGA
- a CDS encoding NADH-quinone oxidoreductase subunit J, which yields MPVWLFFPLAFLVCVAGLGVVLNRHPVRSAMCLVATLFLLAVFFIFLDASFVAALQVIVYAGAIMVVFLFVIMLLNLSDDEPQRRRLGWQTATVLSASLFALGLLYVLRKGGALVPGPGMAAPLAPGYGSIDSVGVSLFTTYVLPFEITGLLMLAAVIGAVVLARKKIA from the coding sequence ATGCCCGTCTGGTTGTTCTTCCCGCTCGCCTTCCTCGTCTGCGTCGCCGGGCTCGGCGTGGTGCTGAACCGCCACCCGGTGCGCAGCGCCATGTGCCTGGTGGCGACGTTGTTCCTGCTGGCGGTGTTCTTCATCTTCCTCGACGCGTCGTTCGTCGCCGCGCTGCAGGTGATCGTCTACGCCGGCGCGATCATGGTGGTGTTCCTGTTCGTCATCATGCTGCTCAACCTGAGCGACGACGAGCCGCAACGCCGCCGCCTCGGCTGGCAGACCGCCACCGTGCTCTCCGCCTCGCTGTTCGCCCTCGGTCTGCTCTACGTGCTGCGCAAGGGCGGGGCGCTGGTGCCGGGGCCCGGCATGGCGGCACCGCTGGCGCCCGGCTACGGCTCGATCGACTCGGTCGGCGTCAGCCTCTTCACCACCTACGTGCTGCCGTTCGAGATCACCGGCCTGCTGATGCTGGCCGCGGTGATCGGCGCGGTGGTCCTGGCCCGCAAGAAGATCGCATGA
- the nuoE gene encoding NADH-quinone oxidoreductase subunit NuoE gives MSSVEFSPAAKAKFEQYLTRYPVKRAAIMPTLWLAQQEFGWLSTETLAYVARLLELPPAFVASVASFYTMYYKRPVGKHHVQVCTNLSCALRGADVIVDCLRERLGIALGETTADGRFTLSEVECLGSCGTAPMMQVDDDYWENLTPESTLALVDRLARD, from the coding sequence ATGTCGTCCGTCGAGTTCTCCCCCGCCGCGAAAGCGAAGTTCGAGCAGTACCTGACGCGCTATCCGGTCAAGCGCGCGGCGATCATGCCGACGCTCTGGCTGGCGCAGCAGGAGTTCGGCTGGCTGAGCACCGAGACGCTCGCCTACGTCGCCCGCCTGCTCGAGCTGCCGCCGGCGTTCGTCGCCTCGGTCGCGTCGTTCTACACGATGTACTACAAGCGGCCGGTCGGAAAGCACCACGTCCAGGTGTGCACCAACCTGTCCTGCGCGCTGCGCGGCGCCGACGTCATCGTCGACTGCCTGCGCGAGCGGCTGGGCATCGCGTTGGGCGAAACCACCGCCGACGGCCGGTTCACCCTGAGCGAGGTCGAGTGCCTCGGCTCCTGCGGCACGGCGCCGATGATGCAGGTCGACGACGACTACTGGGAGAACCTGACCCCGGAGAGCACGCTGGCGCTGGTCGACCGCCTGGCGCGCGACTAG
- a CDS encoding DUF1214 domain-containing protein encodes MTEDPWARFSRRLGALAARIAADDFPADARGRAEGHRHLARLTAFALQWFVDFGDPHHPAFLRFDDDVLKWGGPNADNTYLRARVDPGESYRVWANVRGVRALIVSTAEGDLQMGATRVFAERSLEALTVDADGYLEIALSPTPRPGNWIPLVPGVEHVLIRQYVSDWEADVSVPFHIERVGHEGEAPPALSPEAIAAALERAATWVERTVVHWNAYLAARLRELEPNVMGAPRRVPGGAADILYGAGAWHLADDEALVIRCTPPRARYWSIQLYSPHWFESLDIANRSNSFTGHTAHVDEDGDVRFVLAAHDPGSPNWLDTEGRPFGLVSYRWVWTETAPVPVAARLPLAAVATHLPAAHPRLDARARVEQIRRRRAALTRRFRR; translated from the coding sequence GTGACCGAGGATCCCTGGGCGCGGTTCAGCCGCCGACTCGGCGCGCTGGCGGCGCGAATCGCCGCTGACGACTTTCCCGCCGATGCGCGCGGCCGGGCGGAGGGCCACCGCCACCTCGCCCGTCTGACGGCGTTCGCGCTGCAGTGGTTCGTCGACTTCGGCGATCCGCATCATCCCGCCTTCCTGCGCTTCGACGACGACGTCCTGAAGTGGGGCGGGCCGAACGCCGACAACACCTACCTGCGCGCCCGCGTCGATCCCGGCGAGAGCTACCGCGTCTGGGCGAACGTGCGCGGCGTGCGCGCGCTCATCGTCTCGACCGCCGAGGGCGACCTGCAGATGGGCGCGACACGGGTGTTCGCCGAACGCAGCCTGGAGGCACTAACGGTCGACGCCGACGGGTACCTCGAGATCGCCCTGTCGCCCACGCCGCGGCCGGGCAACTGGATCCCGCTGGTGCCCGGCGTCGAGCACGTGCTGATCCGACAGTACGTCAGCGACTGGGAGGCCGACGTCTCCGTGCCCTTCCACATCGAACGGGTCGGCCACGAGGGCGAGGCGCCACCGGCGCTCTCCCCCGAGGCCATCGCCGCGGCGCTGGAGCGCGCCGCCACCTGGGTCGAGCGGACGGTGGTCCACTGGAACGCCTACCTGGCGGCGCGGCTGCGCGAGCTCGAGCCCAATGTCATGGGCGCGCCGCGGCGGGTCCCGGGCGGCGCCGCCGACATCCTCTATGGCGCCGGCGCGTGGCACCTGGCCGACGACGAGGCGCTGGTCATCCGCTGCACGCCGCCGCGCGCCCGCTACTGGTCGATCCAGCTCTACAGCCCGCACTGGTTCGAATCCCTCGACATCGCCAACCGCAGCAACAGCTTCACCGGCCACACCGCGCACGTCGACGAGGACGGGGACGTGCGCTTCGTGCTCGCGGCGCACGACCCCGGCTCGCCGAACTGGCTGGACACGGAGGGCCGGCCTTTCGGCCTCGTCTCGTACCGCTGGGTGTGGACCGAGACGGCGCCCGTCCCCGTCGCCGCGCGCCTCCCCCTCGCCGCCGTCGCCACCCACCTGCCCGCCGCGCACCCACGCCTCGACGCCCGCGCCCGCGTCGAGCAGATCCGCCGCCGCCGCGCGGCGCTCACCCGCCGCTTCCGCCGATGA
- a CDS encoding NADH-quinone oxidoreductase subunit A, which produces MLAQYIPVLITFALALIVVTVMVNVNRFLSPRNKTATKLEAFECGNEPSGSAWGRFSVKFYLTAILFIVFDVEVVFMYPYAVVFRQLGWGGFAAMAIFLFVAVIGLLYEWRKGALQWE; this is translated from the coding sequence ATGCTCGCTCAGTACATCCCGGTGCTCATCACCTTCGCGCTGGCGCTGATCGTCGTCACCGTCATGGTGAACGTGAATCGCTTTCTCAGCCCGCGCAACAAGACCGCCACCAAGCTCGAGGCGTTCGAGTGCGGCAACGAGCCCAGCGGCTCGGCCTGGGGTCGGTTCTCGGTCAAGTTCTACCTGACCGCCATCCTGTTCATCGTCTTCGACGTCGAAGTGGTGTTCATGTACCCATACGCGGTCGTCTTCCGGCAGCTCGGCTGGGGCGGTTTCGCGGCGATGGCCATCTTCCTCTTCGTGGCGGTCATCGGCCTGCTCTACGAGTGGCGCAAGGGGGCGCTGCAGTGGGAATGA
- a CDS encoding NADH-quinone oxidoreductase subunit N: MRPMMPTMDVSWLPLIPGLVIAVTAMVVLVADLFMEGPDREGLGWLGMIGLGIAGIAAALLWSSNATGFGGSFVLDRFAVFFTVVLCVIGILTLLMSMDYLGSIRVESGEYYVQFLLAVLGMVVMAQANDLIILFLGLELMSISVYVLAGIWRPELRSSEAALKYFLLGAFASGFLLFGIAMAYGAFGTVLLDPIASQLLHLSAEQRPLALAAVALLLIGFGFKVAAVPFHSWAPDVYEGAPTSVTALMAVGVKAAAFAGLARVFLHALGPLSVDWAAVVWLLAVLSMTIGNLAAIAQRNVKRMLAYSSIAHAGYLLVGLTAADTQGVGAVLFALMGYAMMTLGAFAVVIAVGRRGEPNEEIGDYAGLGFRYPFLGFCMTVFMLSLGGIPLFAGFTSKFFLFSAAIERGYVWLVVIAALNSVVSIYYYMAVLVQMYMGEGGREVQGVAQRPYLTATLLVTSVMTIALGIFPGWLLRLATEAVRSLSA, translated from the coding sequence GTGAGACCGATGATGCCGACGATGGACGTCTCCTGGCTGCCGCTCATCCCCGGACTGGTCATCGCCGTGACGGCGATGGTGGTGCTGGTCGCCGACCTCTTCATGGAGGGACCCGACCGCGAGGGCCTCGGCTGGCTCGGCATGATCGGCCTCGGCATCGCCGGCATCGCCGCCGCCCTGCTCTGGTCGTCGAACGCCACCGGCTTCGGTGGCAGCTTCGTGCTCGATCGCTTCGCGGTCTTCTTCACCGTCGTGCTCTGCGTCATCGGCATCCTCACCCTGCTGATGTCGATGGACTACCTCGGCTCGATCCGCGTCGAGAGCGGCGAGTACTACGTCCAGTTCCTGCTCGCCGTGCTCGGGATGGTCGTCATGGCGCAGGCCAACGACCTGATCATTCTCTTCCTCGGCCTCGAGCTCATGTCGATCTCGGTCTACGTGCTGGCCGGCATCTGGCGTCCCGAGCTGCGCTCGTCGGAAGCGGCGCTCAAGTACTTCCTGCTCGGCGCCTTCGCCTCCGGCTTCCTGCTCTTCGGCATCGCCATGGCGTACGGCGCCTTCGGCACCGTGCTGCTCGATCCCATCGCCTCGCAGCTCCTGCATCTGTCGGCGGAGCAGCGGCCGCTGGCCCTCGCCGCGGTGGCGCTGCTGCTGATCGGCTTCGGGTTCAAGGTCGCGGCCGTCCCCTTCCACTCCTGGGCGCCCGACGTCTACGAGGGCGCCCCGACCTCGGTCACCGCCCTGATGGCCGTCGGCGTCAAGGCCGCCGCCTTCGCCGGCCTGGCCCGCGTCTTCCTGCACGCCCTCGGCCCGCTGTCGGTGGACTGGGCCGCCGTCGTCTGGCTGCTGGCGGTGCTGAGCATGACCATCGGCAACCTGGCGGCGATCGCCCAGCGCAACGTCAAGCGGATGCTCGCCTACTCCAGCATCGCCCACGCCGGCTACCTGCTGGTCGGCCTGACCGCCGCCGACACCCAGGGGGTCGGCGCCGTGCTGTTCGCGCTGATGGGCTACGCGATGATGACCCTCGGCGCCTTCGCCGTCGTCATCGCCGTCGGGCGCCGCGGCGAACCCAACGAGGAGATCGGCGACTACGCCGGGCTCGGCTTCCGCTACCCGTTCCTCGGCTTCTGCATGACCGTCTTCATGCTGTCGCTCGGCGGCATCCCGCTCTTCGCCGGCTTCACCAGCAAGTTCTTTCTCTTCAGCGCCGCCATCGAACGGGGCTACGTCTGGCTGGTGGTGATCGCGGCGCTGAACAGCGTCGTGTCGATCTACTACTACATGGCGGTGCTGGTGCAGATGTACATGGGCGAAGGCGGCCGCGAGGTGCAGGGCGTCGCCCAGCGCCCCTACCTGACCGCTACCCTGCTGGTGACCAGCGTCATGACCATCGCCCTCGGCATCTTCCCCGGCTGGCTGCTCCGCCTCGCCACCGAGGCGGTCAGATCGCTGAGCGCCTGA
- a CDS encoding sulfotransferase, with protein MNALAAGVGGAQRLIRLDTDELIAEAIAATGLDDFGPDEFRTPLRVLLEAADREAALTVAGRLLTRAEVLRLLQNRLRLVAWQRTDPTAAAAPVTAPIVIVGTARSGTSILHELLACDPDHRTPATWEVMFSTPPPTAATAATDPRIAVADAEVTWWHDLAPAYVAMHENAAVHPQECIFLMAHAFQSNHFSGALDVPSYSRWMATHDIGPAYRIHRAILQCLQARHRRARWVLKAPSHLGTLAALFAVYPDARIVLTHRDPRQTLPSTISLLATLRAMRSDRVDVAAIAAATAAGVAGLLERMIAMRADGRLPDAQFVDVAYADLMARPLDTLAALYARLGLALAADTRQRMAAHLAAKPRGKHGAHRYALADFGFTADAVARLYAAYLDRFQVAPER; from the coding sequence ATGAACGCGCTGGCGGCCGGCGTCGGCGGCGCGCAACGCCTGATCCGACTCGACACCGACGAGTTGATCGCCGAGGCGATCGCCGCCACCGGCCTCGACGACTTCGGGCCCGATGAGTTCCGCACGCCGTTGCGCGTGCTGCTCGAGGCGGCCGACCGCGAGGCCGCGCTGACCGTCGCGGGACGGCTGCTCACCCGCGCCGAGGTGCTGCGCCTGCTGCAGAACCGCCTGCGCCTGGTCGCCTGGCAGCGCACCGACCCGACCGCCGCGGCGGCGCCGGTGACGGCGCCGATCGTCATCGTCGGAACGGCCCGCTCGGGCACCTCGATCCTGCACGAGCTGCTCGCCTGCGACCCCGACCACCGCACGCCGGCAACCTGGGAAGTGATGTTCTCCACCCCGCCGCCGACGGCGGCGACCGCCGCCACGGACCCGCGCATCGCCGTCGCCGACGCCGAGGTGACGTGGTGGCACGACCTGGCGCCCGCCTATGTCGCCATGCACGAGAACGCGGCCGTCCATCCGCAGGAGTGCATCTTCCTGATGGCGCACGCGTTCCAGTCGAACCACTTCTCCGGCGCGCTCGACGTGCCGTCCTACAGCCGCTGGATGGCGACGCACGACATCGGTCCCGCCTACCGCATCCACCGCGCCATCCTGCAGTGCCTGCAGGCGCGCCATCGCCGGGCGCGTTGGGTGCTGAAGGCGCCGAGCCATCTCGGCACGCTGGCGGCGCTGTTCGCGGTCTATCCCGACGCCCGGATCGTCCTCACCCATCGCGACCCTCGCCAGACGCTGCCGTCGACGATCAGCCTGCTGGCGACGCTGCGGGCGATGCGCAGCGACCGCGTCGACGTCGCCGCCATCGCCGCCGCGACGGCCGCCGGCGTCGCCGGCCTGCTCGAGCGCATGATCGCCATGCGCGCCGACGGTCGCCTACCCGACGCGCAGTTCGTCGACGTCGCCTATGCCGACCTCATGGCGCGACCGCTCGACACCCTGGCGGCGCTGTACGCGCGGCTCGGCCTGGCGCTCGCCGCCGACACCCGCCAGCGCATGGCGGCGCACCTCGCCGCCAAGCCGCGGGGAAAGCACGGCGCCCATCGCTACGCGCTCGCCGACTTCGGCTTCACCGCCGACGCGGTGGCGCGTCTGTACGCGGCCTACCTCGATCGCTTCCAGGTCGCGCCCGAGCGGTGA
- a CDS encoding NADH-quinone oxidoreductase subunit D yields MAAVEQRFSIEVDPSEEIMDIQMGPAHPATHGTIKFNLKLDGEVILACDTEVGYLHRGFEKMIEQGTWTQAIPYTDRLNYVSPLINNVGFILGVERLCGIEVPPRCQVIRVIMSEISRICDHLTCLGMGAAEAGAQTVGFLTNESREFLWDIVEAVTGARLTISYTRIGGVTRDLPFDIRERVAAAFTNLRGVLDDCDKLLTRNRIFYDRMSGVGIISAEEAISYGVTGPLLRAAGVAYDVRKAQPYSGYERFDFEIPLGATGDNYDRFLVRVNEIEQSMRIVEQGLRELPDGPIRIDDPRYVLPEKHRVYTSIEGLMHHFKLIMEGAKVPAGEVYQAVEGGNGELGFYIVSDGSGRPYRCRVRPPCFYSMGALGAMLKGHMVADIITTFGMVNMIGGECDR; encoded by the coding sequence ATGGCCGCCGTCGAGCAGCGCTTCTCGATCGAGGTCGACCCGTCGGAAGAGATCATGGACATCCAGATGGGCCCGGCCCATCCGGCGACCCATGGCACGATCAAGTTCAATCTCAAGCTCGACGGCGAGGTGATCCTCGCCTGCGACACCGAGGTCGGCTACCTGCACCGCGGCTTCGAGAAGATGATCGAGCAGGGGACCTGGACGCAGGCGATCCCCTACACCGACCGGCTCAACTACGTCTCGCCGCTGATCAACAACGTCGGCTTCATCCTCGGCGTCGAGCGCCTGTGCGGCATCGAGGTGCCGCCGCGCTGCCAGGTGATCCGCGTCATCATGAGCGAGATCTCGCGCATCTGCGATCACCTGACCTGCCTCGGCATGGGCGCCGCGGAGGCGGGGGCGCAGACCGTCGGCTTCCTCACCAACGAATCGCGCGAGTTCCTGTGGGACATCGTCGAGGCGGTGACCGGGGCGCGGCTGACGATCTCCTACACCCGCATCGGCGGCGTGACCCGCGACCTGCCGTTCGACATCAGGGAGCGCGTCGCCGCCGCCTTCACGAACCTGCGCGGCGTGCTCGACGACTGCGACAAGCTGCTGACCCGCAACCGCATCTTCTACGATCGCATGTCGGGCGTCGGCATCATCTCGGCCGAGGAGGCGATCAGCTACGGCGTCACCGGTCCGCTGCTGCGCGCCGCCGGCGTCGCCTACGACGTGCGCAAGGCGCAGCCCTACTCCGGTTACGAGCGCTTCGACTTCGAGATCCCGCTCGGCGCGACGGGCGACAACTACGACCGCTTCCTGGTGCGCGTGAACGAGATCGAGCAGAGCATGCGCATCGTCGAGCAGGGTCTGCGCGAGTTGCCGGACGGGCCGATCCGCATCGACGATCCGCGCTACGTGCTGCCGGAGAAGCACCGGGTCTACACCTCCATCGAGGGGCTGATGCACCACTTCAAGCTCATCATGGAGGGCGCCAAGGTGCCGGCGGGCGAGGTCTACCAGGCGGTCGAGGGCGGCAACGGCGAGCTCGGCTTCTACATCGTCAGCGACGGCAGCGGTCGTCCGTACCGCTGCCGCGTCCGCCCGCCGTGCTTCTACAGCATGGGCGCCCTGGGCGCGATGCTGAAGGGCCACATGGTCGCCGACATCATCACCACCTTCGGCATGGTCAACATGATCGGCGGCGAGTGCGACCGCTGA
- a CDS encoding NADH-quinone oxidoreductase subunit H, translating to MDALLINIGISGILALVVTLNALQLAGLLGWVERKGSALIHDRIGANRAAIPLPFGIRFAGAGLINTLMADPLKFLTKEDVIPRGADRLLHTLAPCLAVFPALVTFAVIPFGDVLYIGEREINLQVAPLDIGILYVLAMVSLGVYGVVLGGWASNNRWSLLGGIRGSAQMISYELAMGLALVAMIMTYGTVDLQAMCRAQGGTIFGVLPNWGIFYQPLAFLIFLCAGIAESKRVPFDLPESESELISGYFTEYSGMKHLMFFMTDFIEVVIVASLGTVLFFGGWQVPFLERDGFHFGETIVALPSLVVTLLGILSYTVKSLLLCWFQIMLRWTLPRFRYDQLMRLGWIGLMPLGFLNAIVTALVVLAAGSH from the coding sequence ATGGACGCGCTGCTCATCAACATCGGCATCTCGGGGATCCTGGCGCTCGTCGTCACCCTGAACGCGCTGCAGCTCGCCGGCCTGCTCGGCTGGGTGGAGCGCAAGGGCAGCGCCCTGATCCACGACCGCATCGGCGCCAACCGCGCCGCCATTCCGCTGCCGTTCGGCATTCGCTTCGCCGGCGCCGGCCTGATCAACACGCTGATGGCGGATCCGCTGAAGTTCCTCACCAAAGAGGACGTGATCCCGCGCGGCGCCGACCGCCTGCTGCACACCCTGGCGCCCTGCCTGGCGGTGTTTCCGGCGCTGGTCACCTTCGCGGTCATCCCCTTCGGCGACGTCCTGTACATCGGCGAGCGCGAGATCAACCTGCAGGTCGCGCCGCTCGACATCGGCATCCTCTACGTCCTCGCCATGGTGTCGCTCGGCGTCTACGGCGTCGTGCTCGGCGGCTGGGCCTCGAACAACCGCTGGTCGCTGCTCGGCGGCATCCGCGGCTCGGCCCAGATGATCTCCTACGAGCTCGCCATGGGCCTGGCGCTGGTGGCGATGATCATGACCTACGGCACCGTCGACCTGCAGGCCATGTGCCGCGCCCAGGGCGGGACCATCTTCGGCGTGCTGCCCAACTGGGGCATCTTCTACCAACCGCTCGCCTTCCTCATCTTCCTCTGCGCCGGCATCGCCGAGAGCAAGCGCGTCCCGTTCGACCTGCCGGAGAGCGAGTCGGAGCTGATCAGCGGCTACTTCACCGAATACTCGGGCATGAAGCACCTGATGTTCTTCATGACCGACTTCATCGAGGTGGTGATCGTCGCCTCGCTGGGCACGGTGCTGTTCTTCGGCGGCTGGCAGGTGCCGTTCCTCGAGCGCGACGGCTTCCACTTCGGTGAGACCATCGTCGCGCTGCCGTCGCTCGTCGTCACGCTGCTCGGCATTCTCTCGTACACCGTCAAGTCGCTGCTGCTCTGCTGGTTCCAGATCATGCTGCGCTGGACCCTGCCACGCTTCCGCTACGACCAGCTCATGCGCCTGGGCTGGATCGGCCTCATGCCGCTCGGCTTCCTCAACGCCATCGTCACCGCGCTGGTCGTGCTCGCCGCCGGATCGCACTGA
- the nuoK gene encoding NADH-quinone oxidoreductase subunit NuoK: MTAAAPISYYIALSVVLFSIGAIGVLLRRNAIVIFMCIELMLNAANLAFVAFARQQLAVDGQVIVFFVMTVAAAEAAVGLAIIIAVFRHRQTVDADDLRLLRW, translated from the coding sequence ATGACCGCCGCCGCCCCGATCAGCTACTACATCGCCCTCAGCGTCGTGCTGTTCAGCATCGGCGCCATCGGCGTCCTGCTGCGCCGCAATGCCATCGTCATCTTCATGTGCATCGAGCTGATGCTGAACGCCGCCAATCTGGCGTTCGTCGCCTTCGCCCGTCAGCAGCTCGCCGTCGACGGGCAGGTGATCGTCTTCTTCGTCATGACGGTCGCCGCCGCGGAAGCGGCGGTCGGCCTGGCGATCATCATCGCCGTCTTCCGACACCGCCAGACGGTCGACGCCGACGATCTGCGCCTGCTGCGCTGGTGA
- a CDS encoding NADH-quinone oxidoreductase subunit C: protein MVASLRQTFGERVRAADAAHGEATLEIHRDDALEIFGALRDRPEFAFNFLMDVTAVDYLGQSPRFAVVYHLYSLPQNHRLRVKIRVVETDAWVHSLTPLWKLANWAERECWDMMGIRFVGHPDPRRILMYEEFVGHPLRRDYPVNKRQPLVPERDPIETGWKF from the coding sequence ATGGTGGCCAGCCTGCGCCAGACGTTCGGCGAGCGCGTCCGCGCCGCCGACGCGGCGCACGGCGAGGCGACGCTCGAGATCCACCGCGACGACGCCCTGGAGATATTCGGCGCCCTGCGCGACCGGCCGGAATTCGCGTTCAACTTCCTGATGGACGTCACCGCGGTCGACTACCTCGGCCAGTCGCCGCGCTTCGCGGTCGTCTACCACCTCTACTCGCTGCCGCAGAACCACCGCCTGCGGGTGAAGATCCGGGTCGTCGAGACCGACGCCTGGGTGCACTCGCTGACGCCGTTGTGGAAGCTGGCCAACTGGGCCGAGCGCGAGTGCTGGGACATGATGGGCATCCGCTTCGTCGGCCACCCGGATCCGCGCCGCATCCTGATGTACGAGGAGTTCGTCGGCCATCCCCTGCGCCGCGACTACCCGGTGAACAAACGCCAGCCGCTGGTGCCCGAACGCGATCCCATCGAAACGGGGTGGAAGTTCTGA